A segment of the Onychomys torridus chromosome 16, mOncTor1.1, whole genome shotgun sequence genome:
tttttctttgttggcaccaggcttcagcttttcacttctcccagcatgagattcctggaggAAATTCCAATTTCTTGGGGACCATTATTTCAATAATCTGATAGTGAAAGGAATCAGATTCCCTTGGAATAACTTTATTCCTGGCAGGACAATTATAGCATCGTCTTTATAGAAATGAAGGACATGTGTGTCCTGTCTGTTCCTCTGCCTTACCCTGGAGACCATCAGTCTATCAGCTCCAGTGCCACAGAGTCCTGttgctttgtgtatgtgtgtgcatgtactgttattatacatgtatagttttatgttttattttaaatatttatataatgtgGGTGTGGATATGTCAgtgtacacatggaggtcagagaacagccttcATGAGTTTGGTTCTctgtttccaccatgtggatttcaggaatcaaactcaggccatcagacttagtggaaagtgcctttacctgatgagctaaTTTGCAGGcctatgtattattatttttttaaaactttttttgtgtaatttttattttgtgtgcattaaTATTTTGCCATGGGTTTTGGGTCTCATAGAACTGgcgttacagacagttttgagctgccatgtgggtgctgggaactgaactcaggtcctctggaagagctgtcagtgcttttaaccactgagccatctctccagccccttatttttttgagattattatttttttaagttttactctgtagtccaggctgagtTTAAAATCATGGCAATTCTGTCTCAATTttctaaatactgggattatagatagaGGCCACTATAGGCTATATATATGCTCCTAagccatttatttacttattttatttatttatttattggtttttcaaatttaatttttattttttgtttttttttgagacagggtttctccttgtagttttagtgcctgtcctggatctcgctctgtagatcaggctggcctcgaattcacagaggtctcactggctctgccttccaagtgctgggattaaaggtgtaagccaccactgcctggccctaagCCTTTTTAAAGTATAGAGCAAATGCTGAAGCTAAATGTGTGTAACAGTGGGTTGGTATATGATGAGCATATTTGTATCTTGCATTTAGTCTGGAAATAATATCCTGTCATTTTCTACTTGGCTTAGGCTCATAGCTTGTCCTTGAAGTAAAGCTACCTGCTGGCCTGAGTTCTATGGCAGTAACTTCCAGATAGATACTTAGGTAGGTAGGCTGACAGACAGACAATTTTATGACTGATTGAGTACCTCTATTTGTCAAGTTTGGGCTGTTTCTTTAAATGACAAGTCATTCTCATGTAGTTCGTATCAAAAATGTGAGGCTATCTTGTGCTACCTAGTatgactaaataaaaaataaaaataaaaaaaatatccatAGCCCCATATCTGGGtatcttattttgatttttttcaagatatggtctctctgtgtagccctggctgctctggaactcactctgtagaccaggctggcctcaaactcagagatccacctgcctctgcctcccaagtgctggggttaaaggcgtgtgccaccactgcctggtttgggGTGTCTTATTTTGATTGGCAGCTACTGGTATACACCTGTAGATACGTATAGGCAGGCTTTTTTCCAGAAGCTACAGTTGTGTTATGGTTCTGACCAAGTTTGCTCAGGTGTCAGCTGGATTTCTACAAAGAAAGAACCTCTCCTTGTACCAGAGGTAGGAAACTAGGTGATTCATATTTACCAGTTTacagaataattttcttttttaattaatttattttttaaaattacactcatggtattcattaattacactcatgatattaattacatttgtggtattcattgattatatTCGCAGTAGAATAATATTTTTCTAATCATCTTTGGGTGTCTGTGTTAGTCAGCTTTGTGTTAACACAGTGAGAGATACCTGAGGTTCTGGAGATTTCCATCCAAGAGCAGGTACCACTGTTAGTCCCACAGACTCAGAAGAAGACGACCACCAAATGGACAAATCAAAGCAAGCTTGTTCTGTGCACAGCAGAACTCCTGCACCCATCTCCCTCTTAAGACAGCGTTCAAGAGGTCAACCTGGAGCCAATTTCTCAAGCCTCTTTTATAGGGCAGAAATACAAGGTGGTGGGGGATTTTGCAAGCAAGcatggttacagaagcgagaCTAGCTGTTACagaaattttcctttcagaacatTGTGTGGCCATGGGAGTAGGGTACAGCCCAAGAGACAGAAGCTTAAGTTTTATAGTAAACACAAACCTAACTGAACAATGGCTCCTGGTTACAAAATGGAGTCGGGCTGGTTTCTTATTCCCCCATCCCATTGTCTAATGTGTCCTTCTCAAATCCTTGGCAGGTAACTTCCATTTCTAGCTGTTGTAGGGGCTGATGATGCTGACAGAgggcaagtattttattatttttttatctgaTGGAAAAAAATTTGTGAGATATTGGAAGATGCATGGACATTATCAGGAGGACTAGGGTACCTGTAGCAGCTGCAGTATGAGTTGTTAACTAGGGACCAGCTGAATAGTGATTGGTACCAATTGTTTCCCTCCTGCTGGTGTAAATACTTAGTTTTAAGATTGTTTCTAGCTATTCCTGCCTGGCTGGCATGAAAACAGTAGGTTTTCCTAAGGCTATATATACATAGTCCTCCCTGTTTCATGAAGAGCTGGTCGAGGCCTCTCCTATTTTATAAACTCTGTGTTAGCAAGTCCACCTGATGTTCCAGTATAGAGACTGAGCTTTACCCAACACCCTAAGTCTTGCTGTACTCGTTTGCCCAAGGTTCTAAGCCACTGGTCTTGCAGGACTAGGGCTGATGTTCCTCGTGCTGCAGATCCTGTGATCCTTGCACCCAATAAGAGTGGAACCAAGATGGGGTCTGCTCATTTAAGTTGAGGTCAAGTACCATGGCTAAATGCAAGTGGTCTGTGTCCACatcataaatataaatttatgagAGGATGTGGGTAAGGATGCCAAAAAGTGGATGTGTCCCATGATCGATGCAGGAGATTGAGAGACTTTGGATTATACTATCTGTACAGGCCCACCGTATATTGGAGGGTACAAGGAGGAACAGGTGCTGGCTTTCAGTACCCAGAGGTAGTTGGGTTCCAAAATTAGTTGCACAATTGTCCAATAAGGAAAAGCCAAGTTATCTAGTAGCTTTGACATATGCATAGTCCTCACCCTTGTATCATCTAGTGTTAACTTGGGTTGGACCAAGAGCAAGTATCAGCAGTAGCTTGTGGCAATGCTGAGGGAAGGGGATTGTAAGGCATCCCTACATAGTAACGGGGTTGGGTCAAGGCAGTGCCAGCAATCTCGTTTTAAGTTAGCTGCAGAGTGgttgaggaaagaaaaggttGCCATTAACATAGTCAGGAGAGACACCTCCATTGGATGGGTGGTCAAGGGTAGCTTAGGGGACGTTAGAATAGGCAAGACAGTAGTTGGTGGATCCTTGGGGCATAGGTGCATAGAAGCAGATCTTGGGGCACTGGGAAAGGGTTCGTATTGGAACCTGTGAGTTTAAATATCTCAgataaaatgcattttctttgCATTATAATCAAAGTACCTGGGTCTCCTGTGGAGAGATATAATCTAGTTCCTCAGGTCCTTCCTGTGTCTCAGAATAATTCAGCTGGGGAAACATAGTGGTTCCTGTCCATGGTGTTTAAGAGTGAAAGTTATGGGATTGCAAGATCCCTGTTTACAATTGGGACTAATCTCTGTGGGGTTGGGAGGTGGTAAGAACATCTCTGTTGGAATTTTCCCAGGGGGCAATAGTTACACAGCTCCAAGAGGCACAATGATAGGTGCCATCTCCCTGGCAGGATTTAGGGTTAGTGCAGGTGCCAGACATTTTGATACTTTGTAAGTTTTTCTCCAGTTTTAAAGTGCCACAGACAACCTTCCCCCAAAGTGCCCAAATGAAGTTTCCATCCTTGTTCATGTCCTTCTCCCCAAGGGGAAAAGAATTTGGAGAGGGTAAAAGGCAGGAGATCAACCCAGTTACCACCAGTCTCAAGAGTATTTAAGACTTCCTTTACAGTCCTACTCATCTTTTTATACTTGCTGAACTCTGTCTGCCATGCCAAAATGTTCTGGGCTCATTGTGTGTTTGTCCAGCTCCAAACCTAAAATAAGCCATTTCctcatttctgttttttgtttgttttttgtttttttgttaataGCTTTGAAGAGATAGTTTTGAACTACAGTCCAGGCTGGATATGAGAGATGCCATTCTGTGAGCTGGTTGTTGTTTGCAGGCCTTGGCAGTGAACAGAATCAGTGTATAACTGTCTAGAGAATATATAGTATGtccttgcttcagtttctgtctcctttttACACTGAGAATTCTGCAGCAGAGGTGGTGAGAGGAGTAGACTTGGCAATTACTCGTTAGATtatgtttgctttgctttgtgatTTTTGACACTTTCAGTTACTCCCTAAATTCCACATAAGAGAGAAAACATGCttgttgtctttctgagtctggcttatttcacataACAtgatgatctccagttccatacattttcctgcaaatgacatttccttcttctttatgTCCTGCCCCCTCTTTCACAGTGCTCCGTAAGCCTTCTGTGTAGGGTTGCTttatagatgtatcagttggtggtggtgttctctgcattttgactaacTTTGTCTTTCTATAATGGCCTCTgtctttgcccactgaaccatcttgccagcccttttgttgctttttaaactGTTCCTCTCCTGTTCCACACACCTATATTCTCCTTTGGATTTCAGTCTGATTTACTCTGTGGACTTGATTATTTCATAGATTCTtcggaattttaaaaaaatatttatttattatgtatacagaagagggcaccagatctcattacagatggttgtgagccaccatgtgggttctgggaaatgaactcaggacctctggaagggcagttggtgctcttaacctctaggccatctcttcagccctctttGGAATTTTTTGAACTCTTTACATCTTCTACTAGGAAGATAGAATGAATTTGTTTCAAGGAATTTAGGTTTAAGTAATACTGTGTAGTGCCTCTGGTAAACTGCAAGATGAGACTTGtgtctagagagatggttcagcagttaagaacacttgttgctcttgcagaaaacctgagttcagtttctagaatTCCACATGGTAGTTCTCACCCATCTGTAAttgcagttccaagggatcttacgtcttcttctggcttctgtagagTCTTGGCATATCtgtagtacacacacatgcatgtaggcaaaacactcatacatggaATATAAAAAGTTCCGTTTGTTTATTTGCCAACAGGGTGTCATTATGTACTGTGACTAGCCctaaacttactgtgtagacctggcgggcctcaacctcacagagctCTTCCCGCCCCTACCTCCttaatgctggattaaaggtgtctgccaccacactcagcaaaaataattcttcccttttttttcccctttggtttttcaagacagggtttcactgtgtcaccttggctgtcttggaactcactctgtagaccaggctggcctcaaactcacagagatccacctgcctctgccttttagtGTCATCATTGCTTTTCACTCATTTCCTACTCCTTTACTGGTTGgacatttgaattttaatttatatctTTTTGCTAATTTTGTAGTATTGGGTTTTTATGTTATAAATGGATTGCAAATTGTCACTAGCAATGTTTTTGACTTTAGTTTTCTATcatggaaattttcttctatatagTTTGTTTGATCCCTGTaacaatatacatttttaaatttatagttcAGTTCTGTGCTTAATTTTATGTCATCTATTACAGGATATGCGAAAGGACTGTGTGTATGGCCTCAAGATGGTGGGGCTCCTGTTTTGGAGAAGAGAAACAAACCATGTATTGGTGTATACACCAAGAAGTACTTATTTGTGGCACTCCTGGAGAACAGCACCCCATGCCCTGTGACAGTGTGCTTGTGTGAGCTGCATACTCCGCTTTCCAGTGACATTCATGCTCAGCCATGCTAAATAAACATCCTAGAAGATGGGATATGAAAAAGTGAATAAAATCTACTCTTGGGGTCACAAGTAGGCATTATAACCAGTTTTTATTCACTTAAGATGTCAGAATGATGAAGCAGCCAGGATAATTATGGTTGGTCATGGAGGATAAGCAGGAAGCTTGTCCCAAAGGGGACAGTGATTTTGTTTCTGACAAAGTAAATTTCAAAATAGAAGAGGAAGATGATCAAATTCCATGTCACAGTTTGGAAAGAGTGGACTTTAAAAGTGAGCCAGAGGacatgagacagacagacagcggCGATGAGCAGGCAGAGATCAGGGCAGCAAGCTGTGCCTGTCAGCCTCCTGGGAAGTACTTCCCTGCTGAGAGTGAGGATGACTATGGGTCACTCTTCTCCCAGTATAGTAGCACACTGTACAATGTAGCCATGGAAGCCGTGACCCAGAGCCTTCTTTCTAGCCGACACATAAGCTCCAGGAAGAAGTCTCCAGCCTGGAAGCATTTCTTTATCTCTCCTCGAGATAGCACTAAAGCAGTATGCACATACTGTATGAAAGAGTTCAGTAGGGGCAAGAATGAAAAAGACCTGAGTACAAGTTGCCTCATGAGACATGTGAGGCGGGCACATCCCACCAAGCTCATTCCAGAAAATGGAAGTCTATCAGCAGggtcctccttttcctctccctctcttctgcttccACCACAGCCTACAGATGTGGGAGATCTCAGCACTGTGCTCTCACCTGTCAGACTTGTCCAGAAAGTGACTCCCAAGACCCTATCCCCTGACCAAATAATGGAAGAGCCCGTGACTGTGGTCTCTTGCGAAGAGGTGTCCTCTGATGTGTCTGTCACTGAAAAATATAGCAGAGAAGAGGCCTTAGCAGGCTCCTCCCCCAATCTCTCCATGCTCCATTATGATGACACTTCAGAAAGCATGGCAGAAAGAAACCTTCCCCTTCCCAAAAGCACATCTGGGTCCAGGAGGAGGTCGGCCGTCTGGAAGCACTTCTACCTGTCACCCCTCGATAGCTCCAAGGCTGTCTGTGTCCACTGTATGAATGAATTCAGCAGAGGGAAGAACGGGAAGGACCTGGGCACAAGCTGCCTCATCAGGCACATGTGGAGAGCACATCGATCCATTGTACTACAGGAGAATGGGGGCAGCACAGGCATCCCACCATTATACCCTATGCCTCCAACCCTGCTGCCTGCCCTCATGCCCCCAGAGGGGGAGCTAAACTCTGCATCGTTGTCTCCAGGCAAACAAGTCAAAGAGTGCCCTTCTGCCGCCTCATCCCCAGACAGGCTGCCTGAGGACTTGTCAACACACACAAATCCTGGGGATGTGTCCCGGGAAGATGTGTCCATGTTGTCATCCTCTGATGACTTGGGGGAGGCCTCTGTAGTGTCCTCTccagagaagcagccagcagACACAGGAAGTTCAAGGTTTGAATCGGGCACTGTGTTCCAGCAAAATAAGAAGGTCATGAGAAGACTAAAGTCAGAAGTCTGGCATCACTTCTCCCTGGCCCCCATGGACAGTCTCAAAGCAGTGTGCCGGTACTGTAGCTGTGTGATTAGTCGGGGTAAGAAGGGGGACGTAGGCACTAGTTGTTTGATGCGACATCTGTACAGACGCCACCCCGAGGTTGTCGGGAACCAGAAGAACTTTTTGGGTGCGAGTTTGGCAAACTCTCCGTATGCCACTTTGGCTTCTGCAGAAAGCTCCTCCAAATTAACTGACTTGCCAGCAGTGGTCAGAAAAAACCATCAAGGTGTGTTTCCTGCTCATAGCAAGAAGACCTCAAAGCTGTGGAACCACTTCTCTATTTGCTCTGCAGACTCCACAAAGGTGGTGTGCCTGCACTGTGGCCGCACCATCAGCAGGGGCAAGAAGCCCACCAACCTGGGTACCAGCTGTCTCTTGAGACACCTGCAGCGGTTCCATGGCCATGTCCTCAAGAATGACGGCTCAGAGGCCACTCTGCCCCGTTCTTCAGGAGTCCGGAGACCTCTGGCCATGGAGCTCTCAGGAGCTTCCTCTTTCCGTGACTCAACAGAGAAGTTCTATGACTCTCATCCGGTTGCCAAAAAAATCACAAGTCTCATAGCTGAAATGATTGCACTTGACCTTCAGCCATACTCCCTTGTAGACAACATTGGCTTTAACAGGCTGCTTGAATACTTGAAACCTCAGTACTCTTTACCCTCCCCTTCTTACTTCTCTAGAACAGCTATCCCAGGTATGTATGACAATGTGAAGCAGATAATTATGTCACATCTGAAGGAAGCTGAGAGTGGTGTGATCCACTTCACCTCCGGAATATGGATGAGTAGCCAGACTCGTGAGTACCTGACCCTTACAGCTCACTGGGTCACCTTCGCATCTGCTGTCCGGCCACATTGTGAGGACCACCATTGCTCAGCACTTTTAGATGTGTCACAGATTGACTGTGACTATAGTGGGAACAGCATTCAGAAGCAGCTGGAGTGTTGGTGGGAAGCCTGGGTAACCTCCATCGGCCTTCAGATTGGCATCACTGTCACTGACAATCCAAGTATAGGGAAGATGCTGAGTGAGGGTGAACACTCAAGCGTGCAGTGCTTCAGCCACACAGTGAATCTAATTGTGAGTGAGGCTatcaagagccagaggatggtgCAGAACTTACTGAGCATTGCCCGGAAGCTGTGTGAGCGGGTCCATCGGTCACCCAGGGCAAGAGAGAAGCTAGCAGAACTGCAGAAGGAGTATGAGCTGCCGCAGCACCAGCTGATCCAGGATGTGCCATCCAAGTGGAGCACGTCATTCCACATGCTTGAACGGCTAATTGAGCAGAAGAGGGCAGTTAACGAGGTGTCCATTGAGTGTAACTTCAGAGAATTGATCAGCTGTGACCAGTGGGAGGTCATGcagtctgtgtgccatgtgctgAGACCATTTGATGCTGCAAGCCGGGAGATGAGCGCCCACATGTCTACTCTGAGCCAGGTCATCCCCATGATCCACATCCTCAGCAGGAAAGTCGAGATGCTCTTTGGGGAGACAATGGGCATTGACACCATGCTTAAGTCCCTGAAGGAAGCCATGGCGAGCCGCCTATCTGCCACTCTCCACGACCCCAGGTACATCTTTGCCACACTGCTGGACCCTCGCTACAAAGCTTCCTTGTTCACAGAGGAAGAGGCGGAGCAGTACAGGCAAGACTTAATCAGGGAGCTAGAAATATTGAATTCTACCTCAGAGGACACGGCCACCTCCAATGGCTGTGACTCAGGGTCCCCACTTAAAGACACTGGCACAGGGGAGAGCCTGTGGTCACTTGTTGCACCAATAAAGAGAGATAAGAGAGAGAAGCTACCCGAAGACATGGTGCTTGCATATTTGGAGGAAGAGGTGCTGGAACACAGCTGTGACCCACTTACCTACTGGAACCTGAAGCGGTCATCCTGGCCTGGGCTGTCTACCTTAGCAGTCCGATTTCTGGGCTGCCCCCCAAGTACAGTTCCCTCAGAAAAGCTCTTCAGCACACCCATGGAAGCTGGCAGCTTTGGGCAGCCCAGGCTTGCGATGGAGCATTTTGAAAAGCtcatctttttaaaagtgaatcTCCCCTTGATATGCTTTCAGTATTGAACTCATGATGGAGCCACCAGGCTAGAAATGTGCTTCAGAGTGCTAGCCATGGTGCCAGGGCTGTCCGTCTGGTAGGGCCGTGTAGGACGCCAGACCAGGTATCTAGGGCCGCCTGCCAGCCCTCACCGTAGTATCCACAGGTGCCTTACTCCTCCTTCAGGCCAGGTGTTGAGGTGCGTTTTCAGAAGCCCACTAGAAACAGTCTTGGCAATTATGAAATAGGATGATCAGGTTTAATTCATAACTATCAAGGGTTttttggctgtttgttttttttagggGATAGTAATTTGGTTTACTAGAATGGAGGAAAGATGTAAACAATTTTATTCAGTTGTGTAAAAAACACAAATCAGGTGctgcattttaattaaatattattttaattgcaaCGAAACAGCTTTTGTGGCTGTCAGATGAAACCTGTAAATAGGAGGTGGAGGTTAAGCCATCCTGACTGAATAGTTCTTAACCACAGGCTCCAAAGTATGTCAAGGAGAGAATATTCTGGAAGCTGTTTACTGTAACAGAAACCAGGCATTTGGAAACAAAACTGAATTTAGGCATATCATGGAGTATCAGTTACGTGGTTATTTGGTCACGAGAACTTTCCCATGTCAGGTGTTTGCATTCAGGTTTTACATGGTCAGTTAACTCAGAGATATCCCACTTATCATGAACTCCTTAAAATTGGATCCAAGTTTTAAAGTCATGCTTAGGATTTCACCAGTGCATGATAGGACACGTTTACAGCAGATGGCCTGTTGATCAAATCTCCATGCCTCTGATTTATATGCGTCTCTATACTCTAAAGCTATCTCCTAAGAAGTGTGCACTGACCCCCTCCTGTTTGATCAGACTGTAGCTCAGATTCTACTTTGAGGAGATAGCTTATTAACAGGGAAAGCGCTTGTCTATTGCAGTCGTCAGAAAAGCCTTAggcatttagatttttttcccgtGATAGGGAAGATTCAACTGTCACTGGGTGTTATTATAGAATCCCAAGGATATCAAAATGAAGTATCAGCTGTCAGATTCTTTTACCAGACtccaaagtttttgttttaatgtctaaagaaaaaaattaattttctcatttcaaaTCAATTAAATATTATGGGTGAGACAAATCACTCATTTGCTTCTGACCTAGAAAAAGCTGTTCTTTTGTTTAAATACTGTACGTAGGCTCAGTCTAAATTTGCGTGGACTATGCTTTAGTGTATTTATAAATGAAGAACTTGGATTCTgaaattaaactttttatttgCGATTTTCTACTGCTGATTGATGCCggctttttatttttaggataATAAACAGGCATGCGTTTATGGGTTAATATATATAGACTGCTTTTGAACAGTGTTTGAAATGTCATCCTAGTTACAGGAGGACACTAGGGAGTAGGGCAGTCTTCCTAACAGTAGTATTTTTGATGAAGGAAATGATGGTTAGAACTCAGCTAGTACCTCTCCATAGCCCCTCTTAACCTGGTGTTTGTGCATTTACCTCCTAAACACCAGCCTGTTTCCAGAGGGTCCTAGAGTTCTTGACCTGGAGCATGAGTCCTGTGGTCACCCACTGCACTGTCCCTGGCCAGCACTCCTGGCATGGGAAGGGCTAGTTGTCGGTAGGAGCAAGGAAACAGTAATTTAGCAGATCTTGCTGAACACTGCCTACAGCAGTGGCCactctgttttttctttcctttgctttcactttttctttttgaggcaggatctcatgtagcccaggctggcctccagttcactGTGTAGTCAATGATGAGAATGAGTTTAaactgcttctacctcccaggtaCTGAGATGCcaagtgtatgtcaccatgcctggttctatGCAGTGCTGAGAATAGAGCCAAGATTTGGTACACGTTAGacaactgagctccatcccagcCCTCATCCTGATTTTCTTAGAACTACACATTTGAATGATAATGTCCTTAGATTTGGAGGATATTTAACTTCATAGATTTCTATTTTCCCATGCAAAACAAGTCAGCCCTTCTAGATGTGGTAGTACATGCtggtcctagcacttggaagatggaggcagaaatgTCTCCAGCTTGCGTccagcttgggctgcagagtTAGACCctattcaaatcaaaacaaaaacagactaaGTCTGCTCAAGTAACTTGTAAGATTACATTTAGTTTCCTCAATCAACAGTGACTGAGAGCCCTTCTTTCTCCAGAACCTGGGCTAATTCTGTCATAGCACTGACTCACCTGGGGATGTATCTAGATCTGGCACAGCCTGTAAGCTGGACCAAGGATGCCAGACTAC
Coding sequences within it:
- the Zbed4 gene encoding zinc finger BED domain-containing protein 4, translating into MEDKQEACPKGDSDFVSDKVNFKIEEEDDQIPCHSLERVDFKSEPEDMRQTDSGDEQAEIRAASCACQPPGKYFPAESEDDYGSLFSQYSSTLYNVAMEAVTQSLLSSRHISSRKKSPAWKHFFISPRDSTKAVCTYCMKEFSRGKNEKDLSTSCLMRHVRRAHPTKLIPENGSLSAGSSFSSPSLLLPPQPTDVGDLSTVLSPVRLVQKVTPKTLSPDQIMEEPVTVVSCEEVSSDVSVTEKYSREEALAGSSPNLSMLHYDDTSESMAERNLPLPKSTSGSRRRSAVWKHFYLSPLDSSKAVCVHCMNEFSRGKNGKDLGTSCLIRHMWRAHRSIVLQENGGSTGIPPLYPMPPTLLPALMPPEGELNSASLSPGKQVKECPSAASSPDRLPEDLSTHTNPGDVSREDVSMLSSSDDLGEASVVSSPEKQPADTGSSRFESGTVFQQNKKVMRRLKSEVWHHFSLAPMDSLKAVCRYCSCVISRGKKGDVGTSCLMRHLYRRHPEVVGNQKNFLGASLANSPYATLASAESSSKLTDLPAVVRKNHQGVFPAHSKKTSKLWNHFSICSADSTKVVCLHCGRTISRGKKPTNLGTSCLLRHLQRFHGHVLKNDGSEATLPRSSGVRRPLAMELSGASSFRDSTEKFYDSHPVAKKITSLIAEMIALDLQPYSLVDNIGFNRLLEYLKPQYSLPSPSYFSRTAIPGMYDNVKQIIMSHLKEAESGVIHFTSGIWMSSQTREYLTLTAHWVTFASAVRPHCEDHHCSALLDVSQIDCDYSGNSIQKQLECWWEAWVTSIGLQIGITVTDNPSIGKMLSEGEHSSVQCFSHTVNLIVSEAIKSQRMVQNLLSIARKLCERVHRSPRAREKLAELQKEYELPQHQLIQDVPSKWSTSFHMLERLIEQKRAVNEVSIECNFRELISCDQWEVMQSVCHVLRPFDAASREMSAHMSTLSQVIPMIHILSRKVEMLFGETMGIDTMLKSLKEAMASRLSATLHDPRYIFATLLDPRYKASLFTEEEAEQYRQDLIRELEILNSTSEDTATSNGCDSGSPLKDTGTGESLWSLVAPIKRDKREKLPEDMVLAYLEEEVLEHSCDPLTYWNLKRSSWPGLSTLAVRFLGCPPSTVPSEKLFSTPMEAGSFGQPRLAMEHFEKLIFLKVNLPLICFQY